A portion of the Carassius auratus strain Wakin unplaced genomic scaffold, ASM336829v1 scaf_tig00021175, whole genome shotgun sequence genome contains these proteins:
- the LOC113076763 gene encoding zinc finger protein 239-like: MNQTEKQTELIEEKENEEINEEEQKHHVKTGENFLSRSQTKQKDLKKRRDKKSFTCTQCGKSLRSKHSLEMHMKIHTGEKPYRCDQCGKSFTQSTYLKIHMNIHTLEKLYPCDQCGKTFLRASNLKQHLKVHSKEKPHSCSLCGKSFSHLQSLKVHQKIHTGVREYMCFECEKIFIRAESLKQHERIHTGEKPYKCSHCDKRFSRLGYLKSHERIHTGEKPYKCSHCDKRFSQSEHLKTHKRIHTGEKPYKCSHCDKRFSQLGSLKSHERIHTGEKPYKCSHCDKRFSQSGSLKSHEWIHTGEKPYHCIVCGKSFSKSSNLYRHTNNFHSK, encoded by the exons ATGAAccagactgaaaaacaaacag AGTTGATTGAAGAAAAAGAGAATGAGGAAATTAATGAAGAGGAGCAGAAGCATCATGTCAAAACTGGAGAAAACTTTTTGAGTcgctctcaaaccaaacagaaagatttaaagaagagaagagacaagaaatctttcacctgcactcagtgtggaaagagtttgagaAGCAAACATAGTCTTGAGATGCACAtgaagatccacactggagagaaaccatacagatgtgatcagtgcgggaagagtttcacacaatcaaCATACCTAAAgatacacatgaacatccacactttAGAAAAACTGTACCCATGTGATCaatgtggaaaaacatttttgagGGCTTCAAACCTGAAGCAGCACCTGAAAGTTCattcaaaggagaaaccacattcatgttctttgtgtggaaagagtttttcacatCTGCAGAGTTTAAAAGTACATCAGAAGATACACACTGGTGTGAGAGAAtatatgtgttttgagtgtgagaagatttttattagagctgaaagtttgaaacagcacgagaggatccacactggagagaaaccttacaagtgttcacactgtgacaagagattcagtcggttaGGATATCTGAaatcacatgagaggatccacactggagagaaaccttacaagtgttcacactgtgacaagagattcagtcaatccgaacatctgaaaacacataagaggatccacactggagagaaaccttacaagtgttcacactgtgacaagagattcagtcagttagGATCCCTGAaatcacatgagaggattcacactggagagaaaccttacaagtgttcacactgtgacaagagattcagtcagtcaggatCCCTGAAATCACATGAgtggattcacactggagagaaaccgtatcactgcattgtatgtgggaagagtttcagtaAATCTTCTAATCTATACAGACATACAAATAACTTTCACAGCAAGTAG